From the Streptococcus hyointestinalis genome, the window CACTTAGACAGCCCGTCTATAAAGCGATAACCACCAATGAGCAACATCGCCCAAGTCACCACGATAATTATGGTCGTCAACTGCGAGATAGATAATCCAAAACCATTTGGAAAGATATTATAGAGAATAGCTGCCGCTAGGATACTAACTGCTGCGGTATTGACCAGAGCAGAAAAGATATTCATCACAAAAAAGAGAACTAGATAGCCCTTTCCCTTTTCGCTGTAGCCCTCTATCAAGCTTTTTCCTGTCGTCAGCGTGTACTGCGTCCCAAATCGAAAGAAAGGATACTTAAACAAATTGATAAGTAAGATGATAATAGCTAACTGCCAGCCGTAAATAGCGCCAGCTTGCGTTGAGGAGACGATGTGTGAGCCACCGACCGCTGCGGACGCCATGAGAATACCAGGTCCCATTGCCCGAAGACGGCTTTTCCACTTTGATTGACTGTCTGTACTGTCCATAAATAAACCTCTTTCTCAAATTATCGTCAGATAATTCTGAATTTAATAGAATTGTATCAACTTATAGAAAACTTGTCAATGCTTTCTGAAAATTTTTTGAAACAAAAAACAGCTAGACCTCGTCTAGCTGCCTCTATTTTATGAAAATAAATTGGTAAAGAAGTTAACGATTTGTTGCCACAAGTTAGCAAAGAACCCTTTTCCAGACTCGATAGCGCTGTTGGCGTCAAAGTTGAGATTGATACCGCTAAAGGTTGACTTAGCCTTTGAGACAATGCTGTTTTTAAGAGAAGTCAAAGTTGACTTGAAGTTACTGTTTTTAATGACAGAACTTTTTGACAAATTAACAGCAAAGTTAACGATGACAGTGATTTGGTTGCTGGTCATAGAGTCCTTAAGTCCATAGTTTGACAGTGTGTCCTCAACGATCTTTCGGATGTCAGACTCAGACAGGCTAGAGCCACCATCTGCTACAGCAGACTTGATATCTGTCATGGCAACGTTCAGTTTATCTGCGTCGTAGCCTTCTTTATTTTGGTTTTCAGCGTTAATATCAGAAAGTGCATTGAGCTCTTCTTGCGCTAGCTCTTTACTTTCAGTAGAGACACTGGCTCCATTTTGCTCGAGCGAGTAGTAAATCCCTGCAAGCGCACTCTCTCCCGTTACTTGGATAGGGGAGGCAACTGTGATTTCAGCGTGCTCAATTCCTAGTGTAACAGCAGCGTTACGGTACATGTCCTCAGTGACCTTGGTGATATTTTCTGGAGTCACGATAGAAACACTCAAGCCCTTAGATGAGCCTAGCTTTTTGATTTTCACGGATGAATAGAGCTGCAAACTGCTGTCATCTGCCACATCCATAATCGAAGCGTAGGCACTTGTCGTTAGCGTCTTGACACTCGTGTCTTTTGACGAATCATAACCTAAAAGAGAAAGCGTCTCGCTACGCTGACTGTCTGAGAGTGAGTAGCCCAGCACATAGTCTGGCTGCACATAAGACTCATCGATGACCTCTTGCACGCTACTGGTCGCTGCTTGGGCTTTGGTCGCAAAAGAAAATGCCATTAAGGCTAAGCCAACACCCATAATCAGTTTTTTCAAACGCATATAATATCCTCGTTTTTCTTTTTTTCCTAACTTTCTTCCAAAATCTTATGACTTATTATAACATCTTTTGCTTAAAGTAGCGCTAGAAAACAGTTTTCTCTCATTCGTGCAGTTCTAGAGGCAAACCATCTGGGTCAAAGAAAAAGGTCATCTTCTCACCGGTAAAAGTATCTCTACGAATAGGCTCCACAAAAATCCCTAAGTCCTCTAGTTCTTTTTTTCGGGTCTCGATGTCATCGACATAAAAGGCTAAATGGCGCAGCCCGCAAGCTTCAGGGTAACTAAGCCGTTTTGGTGGCTCGGTATAATTTTTCTCACTTCTTTTTTGCCCAAAAATCTCTAGCTCAACACTTCCACACCTCAAGTCTAACTTGTAGTCTCCTCTATCTGGGCGGTGATTTTCACGAATAATCTCAAAACCCAGTTTGTCCACGTAAAAGGCACGTGAGACCTCATAATCCGAAACGATAATCGCCACATGATGAACAGCATTCCACTGCATATTAGTCTCCTTTCTCATAGAGAAAATCAGAAACCGAAGTTTCTGATTTACGTTGTCATTTGATTGTAAGATTTGCTAAAGGCGTCTAAGATTTCTTGACTAGCCTTGCTGTAGTCGACCGTCGCAGTTAGCTCACCACGTACAATAGTACGCTCGGTAGCTTCTGCGTCAGTACAAGTCACCAAGGTCACTTGACTCTTTCCAGCCTCGTCATCAATCACTTCGACATGATCAGGTGTTACCACAGTTACATCTGTAACGACATATGTGTAGACCTTTTCCTTGTCTGTCAGGTAAATTTTCATGCCTTTTTTAGCTCTATCAAGAGGGGAAAAGAGCATGTCCGTTGAGCCTGTCATGCCAAAGACATGGTGACTCGCTAGAGCATAGTTGTTTTCCCCACCCATGACTTGGTTTTCCTTCATGGTGCCAGCTCCGTAGGAAAGCTCGGTGTTGCCCACACCTTTAAATATCGGCAGATTAAGCCCCACATCAGGAATAGCGATACCACCGATAACAGGCAGCTGCTGCGCATCCATCTGTGCCTTTAGGATAGACTCCGCACTGATAGACTGCACTGAGTCAAAATCATAGGTCGTCTTTGCCTTCTTATTTTTTTCAATCGTCTTCTTGCTGACTTTTGTAATCTGGTACTTGTTGGTATTCATACCAATCAGATAATTTCGGATTGGTTTATTGAAAACCAAAACCAAGCCGACAAGCAATAGAACGATAAAGAGTACCGTTCGTAAGATACTAAAGAATTTTTTTCCTTTTTTCGTTTTCTGCTTTGCCATAAATTGTCTCTAATTATTCCTCATTCTCCTGCTGCACGTCCTCTTCGCTAGCAACCAAGGCAAAAGTGACAATCTTAGCCTCATCTGCTAAGCGCATCAACTTGACCCCTTGAGCACTACGTCCCGTCTCAGAAATAGCAGCAACGCTGGTGCGGATAACCACGCCTGTATCGGTAATAACCATCAAGTCCTCATCTCCAGTCACCGTGGCGAGACCTGCTAGGCTACCGTTTCGCTCAGTGATATTAGCTGTCTTGATACCCTTACCACCACGATTTTTAGTTGGGTAGGCGCTTGCTGGCGTTCGCTTACCGAAACCTTTTTCAGTCACGATAAGAACATCTTGATTATCTTTAATCGTAGAAACGCCGATAACGCTATCATCTTCTCTTAGGGTAATCCCTTTGACACCTGCTGCGCTACGCCCCATCACTCGGATACCATCTTCGTTGAAGCGCACAGAGTAAGCTTGACGAGTCCCGATGATGATGTCCTCACTACCGTTAGTTGCCACAACACTCATCAGCTCGTCTCCTTCTTTGAGGGTCAGAGCCTTGAGTCCGTTTTGGCGAATGTTATGGAACTCTGAGACACGTGAGCGTTTGACAAGCCCATGTCGTGTCGTAAAGAAGAAATAAGACTCCTCGCTCGTGTCACTATCAAGGTTAATCATGGTCTGAACCGTCTCACCCTCATCTAAGCGCAAGAGATTGACAATCGGAAGACCTTTTGCGGTACGACCGTATTCAGGAATTTCATAGGCTTTCAAGCGGTAAACACGCCCTAGATTGGTGAAAAAGAGCAGTGGATTGTGGGTGTTGGTAGACACCAAATCTTTAACAAAGTCGTCTTCGTTAACACCAGTTCCTTGAACGCCACGACCGCCACGCTTTTGCGCACGAAACTCATCCTGCGCTAGACGCTTGATGTAGCCTTTATTAGACAAGGTAATTAACACATTTTCTTCTTCGATGAGGTCTTCGTCCTCAAGCGTCAAGACCTCACCCACCATGAGCTCAGTACGGCGCTCATCAGCGTATTTGCGCTTAATCTCGTCCATCTCGTCCTTGATAATCGTCATAACACGCTCTGGTTTTGCCAAGATATCCGCCAAATCCGCAATCAAAGCTAGCAAATCGTTGTACTCAGACTGAATCTTGTCACGTTCCAATCCTGTCAAACGACGCAGACGCATGTCTAAGATGGCTTGACTTTGACGCTCAGACAGGTCAAAACGACGCATCAGCTCCGCTTGGGCAATGCTGTCTGTCTCACTAGAGCGGATAATGTTTATCACCTCATCCAGGTGATCAAGCGCAATCAGCAAACCCTCTAAGATATGAGCACGAGCTTCCGCACGATCCTTATCAAACTCCGTACGACGGACAATCACTTCTTTTTGGTGCTCGATGTAGTTGTCGATAATCTGACGAAGCGTCAAAATTTTAGGGACACCCTTTT encodes:
- the gyrA gene encoding DNA gyrase subunit A, which gives rise to MKDKNLVNVNLTSEMKTSFIDYAMSVIVARALPDVRDGLKPVHRRILYGMNELGVTPDKPHKKSARITGDVMGKYHPHGDSSIYEAMVRMAQWWSYRHMLVDGHGNFGSMDGDGAAAQRYTEARMSKIALEMLRDINKNTVDFQDNYDGSEREPLVLPSRFPNLLVNGATGIAVGMATNIPPHNLGESIDAVKLVMDNPEATTRDLMEVLPGPDFPTGALVMGRSGIYKAYDTGKGSIVLRSRTEIETTRTGRERIVVTEFPYGVNKTKVHEHIVRLVQEKRIEGITAVRDESSREGVRFVIEIKRDASANVILNNLFKQTQLQTNFSFNMLAIEKGVPKILTLRQIIDNYIEHQKEVIVRRTEFDKDRAEARAHILEGLLIALDHLDEVINIIRSSETDSIAQAELMRRFDLSERQSQAILDMRLRRLTGLERDKIQSEYNDLLALIADLADILAKPERVMTIIKDEMDEIKRKYADERRTELMVGEVLTLEDEDLIEEENVLITLSNKGYIKRLAQDEFRAQKRGGRGVQGTGVNEDDFVKDLVSTNTHNPLLFFTNLGRVYRLKAYEIPEYGRTAKGLPIVNLLRLDEGETVQTMINLDSDTSEESYFFFTTRHGLVKRSRVSEFHNIRQNGLKALTLKEGDELMSVVATNGSEDIIIGTRQAYSVRFNEDGIRVMGRSAAGVKGITLREDDSVIGVSTIKDNQDVLIVTEKGFGKRTPASAYPTKNRGGKGIKTANITERNGSLAGLATVTGDEDLMVITDTGVVIRTSVAAISETGRSAQGVKLMRLADEAKIVTFALVASEEDVQQENEE
- a CDS encoding VOC family protein — translated: MQWNAVHHVAIIVSDYEVSRAFYVDKLGFEIIRENHRPDRGDYKLDLRCGSVELEIFGQKRSEKNYTEPPKRLSYPEACGLRHLAFYVDDIETRKKELEDLGIFVEPIRRDTFTGEKMTFFFDPDGLPLELHE
- a CDS encoding class A sortase, translating into MAKQKTKKGKKFFSILRTVLFIVLLLVGLVLVFNKPIRNYLIGMNTNKYQITKVSKKTIEKNKKAKTTYDFDSVQSISAESILKAQMDAQQLPVIGGIAIPDVGLNLPIFKGVGNTELSYGAGTMKENQVMGGENNYALASHHVFGMTGSTDMLFSPLDRAKKGMKIYLTDKEKVYTYVVTDVTVVTPDHVEVIDDEAGKSQVTLVTCTDAEATERTIVRGELTATVDYSKASQEILDAFSKSYNQMTT
- a CDS encoding DUF1002 domain-containing protein, giving the protein MRLKKLIMGVGLALMAFSFATKAQAATSSVQEVIDESYVQPDYVLGYSLSDSQRSETLSLLGYDSSKDTSVKTLTTSAYASIMDVADDSSLQLYSSVKIKKLGSSKGLSVSIVTPENITKVTEDMYRNAAVTLGIEHAEITVASPIQVTGESALAGIYYSLEQNGASVSTESKELAQEELNALSDINAENQNKEGYDADKLNVAMTDIKSAVADGGSSLSESDIRKIVEDTLSNYGLKDSMTSNQITVIVNFAVNLSKSSVIKNSNFKSTLTSLKNSIVSKAKSTFSGINLNFDANSAIESGKGFFANLWQQIVNFFTNLFS